In Aptenodytes patagonicus unplaced genomic scaffold, bAptPat1.pri.cur scaffold_50, whole genome shotgun sequence, a genomic segment contains:
- the LOC143173298 gene encoding butyrophilin subfamily 2 member A1-like: MGSPFWWLTAIHILTFQCRSCLITGQFISSPPTSSVIGVIGEGVILPCHVVAHNIPEVFSVQWIFHEQSQKITVSRYDGKNKKEKQDERYQGRTEFFRSEFRAGNMSLHLKKVRSSDKGSYTCVVSFNDTYHDVLIELQVAAEGGVPSIFLRSHAKQGIGLTCHTAGWFPKPEVIWLDGQGQVRKELSTTKMTMMPAGLYSVITSMNLKPGSDMEVSCRIVNNLLNTTSESRVLIADIFLPSISKWLIIFLVILCLSMVLISTVFSKLRSNHKKTVSSVKVKMEMEEAKSKLKKRFGRLNAELDFWEARSHAVPITVNPDCRVLELQVPGAPGVESNASEPAGPNAPSTVPVLVGKEGFAAGKHYWEVEVGQQQDWVLGVVREKGRQEEEGTLPGEDCWALHRSQGEIFSSKGDRGIEKQNISYSVIGVLLDLEEGQLNFYEAEVKFIMVRMPLRLGKEPAEMFYPFLSKREGALTPLIRPVLTPVPLETL, translated from the exons GTCAATTTATTAGCTCTCCTCCTACTAGTTCCGTCATTGGAGTCATTGGAGAAGGGGTCATTCTGCCCTGCCACGTGGTAGCACATAACATTCCTGAGGTATTCTCTGTCCAGTGGATATTTCATGAACAGTCTCAAAAAATAACTGTGAGCAGATAtgatggaaagaataaaaaggagaaacaagatgAGAGATATCAAGGCAGAACAGAATTCTTCCGCAGTGAATTTAGAGCTGGCAACATGTCTCTGCACTTGAAGAAAGTCAGGAGCTCTGACAAAGGATCATACACTTGTGTGGTCTCCTTCAATGACACATACCACGATGTGTTGATTGAACTGCAAGTGGCAG CTGAAGGTGGTGTGCCTTCCATTTTCCTGAGGAGTCACGCAAAGCAGGGCATTGGCCTCACCTGCCATACAGCTGGATGGTTTCCTAAACCTGAGGTGATTTGGTTGGATGGCCAAGGACAGGTCCGGAAGGAACTATCGACCACAAAGATGACAATGATGCCTGCAGGCCTATACAGTGTCATAACTTCCATGAACCTAAAACCGGGCTCTGACATGGAAGTCTCCTGCAGGATAGTCAACAATCTGCTAAATACGACGAGCGAGTCTCGAGTCCTGATCGCAG atattttccttccctccatttCAAAATGGCTGATTATCTTCCTGGTAATTTTATGTCTTAGCATGGTCCTAATTTCCACTGTATTTTCCAAGCTGAGAA GTAATCACAAGAAAACCGTTAGCTCAG taaaagtgAAGATGGAAATGGAAGAAG CAAAGTCCAAACTCAAAAAACGCTTTg GTCGACTGAACGCAGAGCTGG attTCTGGGAAGCCCGGAGCCATGCAG TTCCCATTACTGTGAATCCTGACTGCCGAGTCCTGGAGCTCCAGGTGCCAGGGGCTCCAGGTGTGGAGAGCAACGCGTCTGAACCTGCTGGCCCAAACGCTCCCTCCACGGTCCCTGTCCTGGTGGGGAAGGaaggctttgcagctgggaaacaCTACTGGGAGGTGGAGGTGGGCCAGCAGCAGgactgggtgctgggggtggtgagggagaaagggagacaggaggaggaagggacccTTCCTGGGGAGGACTGCTGGGCTCTGCACAGGTCCCAGGGAGAGATTTTCTCTAGCAAAGGAGACCGCGGGATTGAGAAGCAGAACATCAGTTATTCAGTGATCGGTGTGCTCCTGGACTTGGAGGAAGGGCAACTGAACTTTTATGAAGCAGAGGTGAAGTTCATCATGGTGAGAATGCCTCTAAGGCTTGGAAAGGAACCTGCAGAAATGTTTTACCCATTTCTATCCAAAAGGGAAGGGGCACTTACACCTCTTATCCGCCCGGTCTTAACCCCTGTCCCTTTGGAGACACTGTAA